A genomic segment from Bryobacteraceae bacterium encodes:
- a CDS encoding glycosyltransferase family 2 protein — protein sequence MTAAAVIPNWNGGARLARTIEDLQEQTAPPARIVVVDNGSLDGSGERARAVGCETIAMGRNAGFAAAVNAGIRESGTELVAIVNNDVELEPEWLAGLTAAFEDSEVWFACGKLRSLARPGQLDGAYDLVCLGRTAWRCGAGKADGPLWNRRRRIAMAPMTAAVFRRELFDRVGLLDERFESYLEDVDFGIRCAMAGLGGLYVPEAGGGHWGSATLGAWSPRTLRLLARNQTYLTRKYPPARWWSTEGWAIVVAQGLWGLVAARNGGLPGIGAWLHGKAAGLGGARFERADGASTVLAAQELEIRELQARCGADRYWEAYFRLAGVR from the coding sequence ATGACGGCCGCGGCGGTGATCCCGAACTGGAATGGCGGGGCGCGGCTGGCGCGGACGATCGAGGACTTGCAGGAGCAAACGGCGCCGCCGGCGCGCATCGTGGTGGTGGATAACGGGTCCTTGGATGGGTCCGGTGAGCGGGCGCGGGCGGTTGGGTGCGAGACGATCGCGATGGGGCGCAACGCGGGATTCGCGGCGGCGGTGAACGCGGGAATCCGCGAGTCGGGGACGGAACTGGTGGCGATCGTGAATAACGATGTCGAGTTGGAGCCGGAGTGGCTGGCGGGGCTGACGGCGGCTTTCGAGGACAGCGAGGTGTGGTTTGCGTGCGGCAAACTGCGGAGCCTGGCGCGGCCGGGTCAGCTCGATGGCGCCTACGACTTGGTTTGTCTCGGGAGAACCGCGTGGCGATGCGGGGCGGGGAAAGCGGATGGTCCGTTGTGGAACAGGCGGCGGCGAATCGCGATGGCGCCGATGACGGCGGCGGTATTCCGGCGGGAACTGTTTGACCGGGTGGGACTGCTCGATGAGCGCTTCGAGAGTTATCTGGAAGATGTCGATTTCGGCATCCGGTGCGCGATGGCGGGGCTTGGCGGCCTGTATGTGCCGGAGGCGGGAGGCGGGCATTGGGGGAGCGCGACGCTGGGGGCGTGGAGTCCGAGGACGCTGCGTCTACTGGCGCGGAATCAGACGTACCTGACTCGGAAGTATCCGCCGGCGCGCTGGTGGAGCACGGAAGGCTGGGCGATCGTGGTGGCGCAGGGATTGTGGGGGCTAGTGGCGGCGAGGAACGGAGGGTTGCCAGGAATCGGGGCGTGGCTGCACGGGAAAGCGGCCGGCTTGGGGGGGGCGCGATTCGAGCGGGCGGACGGAGCGTCCACGGTGCTGGCGGCACAGGAGCTGGAGATCCGGGAGTTGCAGGCCCGATGCGGCGCGGACCGGTATTGGGAGGCCTATTTCCGGCTGGCGGGTGTGCGGTGA
- a CDS encoding site-specific integrase, with protein sequence MALNAYRRHGSNCRAGRAFDERTYEPDELRRIVKKCFCPIYASGTLGGKFKRANTEKTNWDDARAVIAGWETRGSWSGPDVPAVPVVIAAETEPAEERITIDDAIAAYLTVREGSGIKPPTLGAYRAFAKQLRALADLHGYRMLDQFTVRDIDTFYANWKLGPRRKAYALGLLRGFFRFCLNREWIAKSPVSPDLKAPVGANRAANKAPFTDEELERIIRTCDRLEPVAWENHTGRGRWTGEDVKDFIWVLAYTGLRISDVGLFHISRLRGNELFLRARKNGGEVFTWIPDWLRDRLHQLAKERGPRPFVIGTSDRLETVTDLWRRKINRVFELAGRFEERPTPHRFRHTFARILLQRGVPVADVAELLGDDEKTVRQHYARWVPERQARLTSILQEAFADKPRPGLIVLGRK encoded by the coding sequence ATGGCCCTCAATGCCTACCGCCGGCATGGCTCGAATTGCCGTGCGGGACGTGCGTTCGATGAGCGGACCTACGAGCCGGACGAGCTTCGGCGCATCGTCAAGAAGTGCTTCTGCCCGATCTACGCTTCGGGGACTCTCGGCGGGAAGTTTAAACGCGCGAACACCGAGAAGACGAACTGGGACGATGCCCGGGCGGTGATCGCCGGGTGGGAGACGCGGGGGTCTTGGAGCGGGCCGGATGTTCCGGCTGTTCCCGTGGTGATCGCGGCGGAGACGGAGCCGGCCGAAGAACGGATCACGATCGACGACGCGATTGCGGCGTACCTCACGGTGCGCGAAGGTTCTGGGATCAAGCCACCTACGCTCGGCGCGTACCGTGCGTTCGCCAAGCAGCTTCGGGCGCTGGCCGATTTGCACGGGTACCGGATGCTCGATCAGTTCACGGTGCGGGATATCGACACCTTCTACGCGAACTGGAAGCTGGGTCCTCGGCGGAAGGCTTACGCTTTGGGACTGCTTCGAGGATTCTTTCGGTTTTGTTTGAACCGGGAGTGGATCGCGAAGAGTCCGGTGTCGCCCGATCTGAAGGCGCCCGTGGGCGCCAACCGCGCCGCCAACAAGGCTCCGTTCACCGATGAGGAACTCGAGCGGATCATTCGCACGTGCGATCGACTGGAGCCGGTGGCGTGGGAAAACCACACCGGCCGCGGGCGATGGACCGGTGAGGACGTGAAGGATTTCATCTGGGTGCTCGCGTATACGGGTCTTCGGATTTCCGATGTCGGGCTGTTTCACATCTCGCGGCTTCGCGGCAATGAGCTTTTTCTCCGCGCGCGGAAGAATGGCGGCGAGGTGTTCACGTGGATCCCGGATTGGCTTCGCGACCGGCTGCACCAACTGGCGAAGGAGCGCGGGCCGCGGCCTTTCGTGATTGGAACTTCGGACCGGCTGGAGACCGTTACGGATTTGTGGCGGCGGAAGATCAATCGGGTGTTCGAGCTTGCGGGGAGGTTCGAGGAGCGGCCAACTCCGCATCGTTTCCGGCATACGTTCGCGCGGATCTTGCTGCAGCGCGGGGTTCCGGTGGCGGATGTGGCGGAACTGCTGGGTGACGATGAGAAGACCGTTCGGCAGCACTACGCACGGTGGGTCCCGGAGCGGCAGGCTCGGCTGACGAGTATCCTGCAGGAGGCGTTTGCGGATAAGCCGCGGCCGGGGTTGATTGTCTTGGGGAGGAAGTGA
- a CDS encoding DUF1972 domain-containing protein, whose amino-acid sequence MVFLRAGKLPGAQTPQGRGAQGRPDERGQPLGVRVAIVGTRGIPANYGGFETFAEELSTRLAARGHHVTVYCRQRHSAPRYRGVDLVTLPTVRHKYFDTVVHTFFSTVHLMAHRQDAALYCNAANAIFTWAPRLAGVPVALNVDGLERNRKKWNWAGRLWYQLGERLSTVCPNAVVSDAERIAEYYRARYGKETTFIPYGADGGRVETSAVLDRLGLERGKYFLYVSRMEPENNALLVREAFERVSTTMKLALVGDAPYAADYIARVRATSDPRVVLPGAIYGEGYRELTSNSFAYIHATEVGGTHPALIESMARGALTLYLNTPENAEVAEGAALAFEPDTLAATMERALAMGGPEREAYRAKAAARVSERYSWDAVTLAYEKLLGGLAGSA is encoded by the coding sequence TTGGTTTTCCTACGCGCCGGTAAGCTTCCCGGCGCCCAAACCCCGCAAGGCCGCGGTGCGCAAGGCCGCCCGGATGAGCGCGGCCAGCCGCTAGGTGTGCGCGTCGCGATCGTAGGGACCCGGGGCATCCCGGCCAACTACGGGGGGTTCGAGACGTTCGCCGAGGAGCTTTCGACGCGGCTGGCGGCGCGGGGACACCATGTGACCGTCTATTGTCGGCAGCGGCACTCGGCGCCGCGGTATCGAGGCGTGGATCTGGTGACGCTTCCCACGGTCCGGCACAAATATTTCGATACGGTTGTTCACACGTTCTTTTCGACGGTTCACCTGATGGCGCACCGGCAAGACGCCGCCCTTTACTGCAATGCGGCAAACGCGATCTTTACGTGGGCGCCGAGGCTGGCAGGGGTGCCGGTGGCGCTGAATGTGGACGGGCTCGAGCGGAACAGGAAGAAGTGGAACTGGGCCGGCCGGCTATGGTACCAATTGGGCGAGCGCCTCTCAACGGTGTGTCCAAACGCGGTGGTGAGTGATGCTGAGCGCATCGCGGAGTACTATCGCGCGCGTTATGGCAAGGAGACCACGTTCATTCCCTACGGCGCCGATGGGGGTCGCGTGGAGACGTCGGCGGTGCTCGATCGCCTGGGGCTCGAACGGGGGAAGTACTTTCTTTATGTGAGCCGAATGGAGCCGGAGAACAATGCGCTGCTGGTGCGCGAGGCCTTCGAGCGGGTGTCGACGACGATGAAGCTGGCGCTCGTTGGGGATGCGCCCTACGCGGCCGACTATATCGCTCGGGTGCGGGCGACGAGTGATCCCAGGGTGGTGCTTCCGGGGGCGATTTATGGCGAGGGGTATCGGGAATTGACAAGCAATTCGTTCGCCTACATTCACGCGACCGAGGTGGGAGGAACGCATCCCGCGCTGATCGAAAGCATGGCGCGCGGAGCCCTGACGCTGTACCTGAACACGCCGGAGAACGCCGAGGTGGCCGAGGGCGCGGCATTGGCATTCGAGCCGGACACGCTGGCGGCGACGATGGAACGGGCGCTGGCGATGGGCGGACCGGAGCGGGAGGCGTATCGTGCGAAGGCCGCGGCGCGGGTGTCGGAGAGGTATAGCTGGGATGCGGTTACGTTGGCGTATGAGAAGCTGCTCGGCGGTCTGGCGGGTTCGGCGTGA
- a CDS encoding glycosyltransferase family 2 protein produces MAFNSLVSVTVVTYNSGRFIRRCLESVLAQAYPNIEIVVIDNASTDGTTDILEQFEHRCQIVYNQENIGFAAAQNQAIGLSNGEWVLTLNPDVLLLADFVSELVAAGESDPRTGTVCGKLLTIKSSFEIPDEQRVDSTGIFFTPMLRHLDRGSKEIDSGHYTEFEYVFGATAAAALYRRTMIKDVSIDGEFFDPDFFVYREDADVAWRAQLFGWRCLYTPKARGYHVRSVLPGNRRALPAEINKHSVKNRFLMRIKNITPGIYWSNGLSITARDAVVFACCLVREHSSLSAFAYLFRNFGRFMEKRRKIMARVRVSEEYMASWFSYAPVSFPAPKPRKAAVRKAARMSAASR; encoded by the coding sequence ATGGCCTTCAACTCCTTGGTCTCAGTAACGGTGGTGACCTACAACAGCGGCCGGTTTATCCGGCGCTGCCTCGAATCGGTGCTCGCTCAGGCGTATCCGAACATCGAGATAGTAGTGATTGACAACGCATCCACCGACGGAACCACCGATATCCTCGAACAGTTCGAGCACAGATGTCAGATCGTTTACAACCAGGAGAACATCGGGTTTGCAGCCGCGCAGAACCAGGCGATCGGCCTCTCCAACGGCGAGTGGGTGCTGACGCTGAATCCCGATGTGCTGCTGCTCGCCGACTTCGTCTCCGAACTGGTGGCGGCAGGTGAGAGCGATCCGCGCACGGGGACGGTTTGCGGCAAGCTGCTGACGATCAAATCGAGCTTCGAGATTCCGGATGAGCAGCGTGTGGATTCGACGGGAATCTTCTTCACGCCGATGCTGCGGCACCTCGACCGCGGCAGCAAGGAGATCGACAGCGGCCACTACACCGAATTCGAATACGTGTTCGGCGCGACGGCGGCAGCGGCGCTCTACCGGCGGACGATGATCAAAGACGTCTCCATCGACGGCGAGTTCTTCGACCCCGACTTCTTTGTCTACCGCGAAGACGCCGATGTCGCCTGGCGGGCGCAGTTGTTCGGATGGCGGTGCCTGTACACGCCAAAGGCGCGCGGCTACCACGTGCGTAGTGTGCTGCCGGGCAACCGGCGGGCGCTGCCGGCCGAGATCAACAAACACTCGGTGAAGAACCGGTTCCTGATGCGGATCAAGAACATCACCCCGGGCATCTACTGGAGCAACGGGCTTTCGATCACGGCGCGGGACGCCGTGGTCTTCGCGTGCTGCCTGGTTCGGGAGCACAGCTCATTGAGTGCGTTCGCGTATCTTTTCCGCAATTTTGGAAGGTTCATGGAAAAGCGCCGGAAGATTATGGCGCGGGTGCGGGTGAGCGAAGAGTATATGGCTTCTTGGTTTTCCTACGCGCCGGTAAGCTTCCCGGCGCCCAAACCCCGCAAGGCCGCGGTGCGCAAGGCCGCCCGGATGAGCGCGGCCAGCCGCTAG
- a CDS encoding glycosyltransferase family 2 protein: MYKSQKITVIIPCLNEEQGIEQVLRRMPEFVDQVIVVDNGSTDRTSEVAESFGAEVIREDVRGYGRSYKTGFRRATGDILITLDGDHSYPPDAISYLLECFLHLEVDFLNASRFPVRDRHAMSFKHKFGNWVLSMATSLLFFRWMRDSQSGMWVFRRAILRDMVLESDGMAFSEEIKVEALRNGVRFQEIPIQYSSRLGEIKLNPWRDGLNNLWFLARKRFWRGRERFGA, encoded by the coding sequence TTGTACAAAAGCCAGAAGATCACCGTGATCATCCCGTGCCTCAATGAAGAACAGGGGATCGAACAGGTGTTGCGGCGGATGCCGGAGTTCGTCGATCAGGTGATTGTGGTGGACAACGGGTCGACTGACCGGACGTCGGAGGTGGCGGAGTCCTTCGGGGCCGAGGTGATTCGGGAGGACGTGCGAGGCTACGGGCGTTCGTACAAGACGGGATTCCGGCGGGCCACGGGCGACATCCTAATCACACTTGACGGCGATCATAGCTATCCGCCGGACGCGATTTCGTATTTGCTCGAGTGCTTCCTGCATCTCGAAGTCGATTTCCTGAACGCATCGCGGTTCCCGGTGCGGGACCGCCACGCGATGAGTTTCAAGCATAAGTTCGGCAACTGGGTGCTGTCGATGGCGACGTCGTTGTTGTTCTTCCGTTGGATGCGGGATTCGCAGTCGGGGATGTGGGTGTTCCGGCGGGCGATTCTGCGCGATATGGTGCTCGAGTCCGACGGGATGGCGTTTTCCGAGGAGATCAAGGTAGAGGCCCTGCGGAACGGGGTGCGGTTCCAGGAGATCCCGATTCAGTATTCGTCGCGGCTGGGGGAGATCAAGCTAAACCCGTGGCGGGACGGATTGAACAACCTCTGGTTCCTGGCGCGGAAGCGGTTCTGGCGGGGGCGCGAGCGGTTCGGTGCATGA
- the mobF gene encoding MobF family relaxase, with translation MLTIRAMSDGKGYAARHLENNDYYAEGERVAGAWWGRGAELLGLSGVVAHDDFEAVRQGLDPQSREYLRARRSADRRSLEGTALGQGRSLYDFTISAPKSVSVMALLGGDSRLVDAHGVAVAETLQEIEACAASRVRKGGANADRVTSNLVAAVYHHDTSRELDPQLHTHAVAANLTFDGAESTWKALQAGGVYERRAYLTEVYRNALAREVEALGYEVEGRRDRRGRDAGFEIRGVPEELLVEFSQRSRQRDDAIRDFVAEKGRQPTDNEVAVLVRESRARKLADISTAEVRARQRARMSAEDERLLASVRAARVQAPRAVESAEAPLVFAKDHVFERVSVARDHEVVTEALRRGRGRISLGGLKAQVAREEATGGLLRNGSEIATRQTLERERAMIAAINRGAGTFSALGGGRGFVSSGLRAEQAAAVEFVLRSRDRAVGLSGAAGTGKTAALRELRRGLGAAGREVLAVAPTMSAVEELKKVGFAGAVTLERLLRDSALQDRMAGAAVILDEAGMVSARQMADFLRVAEERSLRIVFSGDTKQIQSVEAGDALRILEKESRLRSVRLTQVQRQSRRAYRGAVEELRRSPAEGFARLEEMGAVREVPLAERARAVADAYAASGDRTSLVVCATHDEIERVTAAIREDLRARGQIGDGVVVRRYVSLGLTAAERADVGNFRAGQVLGFHRAVQGIGRYETAEVVGVESGAAVVRTGAGVVRRITRKQAGSFDVFEAREIEVAAGDRLLLTANRREAGLRVTNGELVTVAGVGSDGGISLTDGRRLPADYRHFAHGYAVTAHRSQGKSVDAVIVSADGMQRELFYVAASRGREQITVVTSDREGLRRAVGRSMERKSASELVGGARPVRRGIEAARRLVRRAVEFVAAIRAVLEPRKERQRAFGIGR, from the coding sequence ATGTTGACGATTCGTGCAATGTCCGATGGGAAGGGGTACGCGGCCCGGCATCTCGAGAATAACGACTACTACGCCGAGGGTGAGCGGGTGGCGGGCGCGTGGTGGGGGCGCGGCGCGGAGTTGCTCGGGCTATCTGGTGTTGTGGCGCACGACGATTTCGAGGCCGTTCGGCAGGGGCTCGATCCGCAGTCGCGGGAATACCTGCGGGCGCGGCGGAGCGCGGATCGGCGATCGCTGGAGGGGACGGCTCTTGGACAGGGGCGGAGTCTCTACGACTTCACGATCTCGGCGCCGAAGTCGGTCTCGGTGATGGCTCTGCTTGGGGGCGATTCCCGCTTGGTTGACGCTCACGGCGTTGCGGTGGCGGAGACGCTCCAGGAGATTGAGGCGTGTGCCGCGAGCAGGGTTCGCAAGGGCGGCGCGAATGCGGATCGGGTTACGAGTAACTTGGTGGCGGCCGTCTACCACCACGACACGAGCCGGGAACTCGATCCGCAACTTCACACTCATGCGGTGGCGGCGAATCTCACTTTCGATGGCGCGGAGAGCACGTGGAAGGCGCTGCAGGCGGGCGGGGTGTATGAGCGGCGCGCGTATCTGACGGAGGTCTACCGGAACGCGTTGGCTCGGGAGGTGGAGGCGTTGGGGTATGAGGTGGAGGGCCGACGCGACCGGAGGGGTCGCGACGCGGGCTTTGAGATTCGGGGGGTTCCGGAGGAGTTGCTCGTGGAGTTCAGCCAGCGGAGCCGGCAGCGGGATGACGCGATCCGGGACTTCGTGGCGGAGAAGGGCAGGCAACCGACCGATAACGAAGTCGCCGTGCTGGTGCGGGAGTCACGCGCCCGGAAGCTGGCTGACATCTCGACGGCGGAGGTGCGGGCGCGGCAGCGGGCGCGGATGTCGGCGGAGGACGAGCGATTGCTGGCGTCGGTTCGCGCGGCGCGGGTTCAGGCGCCTCGTGCGGTTGAGTCTGCCGAGGCGCCGTTGGTCTTCGCGAAGGATCATGTGTTTGAACGCGTATCGGTGGCGCGCGACCACGAAGTCGTGACTGAAGCTTTGCGTCGTGGCCGTGGTCGGATCAGTCTTGGTGGCTTGAAGGCGCAGGTGGCTCGGGAGGAAGCAACGGGTGGCTTGCTACGGAATGGGTCTGAGATCGCGACCCGGCAAACGCTCGAGCGGGAGCGCGCGATGATCGCTGCGATCAACCGGGGCGCGGGCACGTTTTCTGCGCTCGGCGGGGGGCGCGGGTTCGTGAGTTCCGGCCTGAGGGCGGAGCAGGCTGCGGCCGTCGAGTTCGTGCTGCGATCGCGGGACCGCGCCGTTGGGCTGAGTGGCGCGGCGGGTACTGGGAAGACGGCGGCACTGCGGGAACTCCGGCGTGGTCTGGGCGCGGCGGGCCGCGAGGTGCTGGCCGTGGCTCCGACGATGAGCGCCGTTGAGGAGCTGAAGAAGGTTGGCTTCGCGGGCGCGGTGACTCTCGAGCGGCTGCTTCGGGATTCTGCATTGCAGGATCGGATGGCCGGGGCGGCGGTGATACTCGACGAGGCTGGCATGGTCTCCGCGCGGCAGATGGCGGATTTCCTGCGTGTCGCCGAGGAGCGATCCCTGCGGATCGTGTTCAGCGGGGACACCAAGCAGATCCAGAGCGTCGAGGCCGGCGATGCGCTTCGGATTTTGGAGAAGGAATCGCGGCTGCGGAGCGTTCGGCTGACACAGGTGCAGCGGCAGTCGCGACGGGCGTATCGGGGCGCTGTCGAGGAGCTACGGCGCAGTCCGGCAGAGGGCTTCGCGCGGTTGGAGGAGATGGGCGCGGTTCGCGAGGTGCCGTTGGCCGAGCGGGCGCGGGCGGTTGCGGACGCCTACGCTGCCAGCGGCGACCGAACTTCGTTGGTCGTTTGCGCTACGCATGACGAGATCGAGCGCGTGACGGCAGCGATCAGGGAGGATCTACGGGCTCGTGGGCAGATCGGGGATGGCGTGGTCGTGCGGCGCTACGTTTCCCTGGGGTTGACGGCGGCTGAGCGGGCGGACGTCGGTAACTTCCGCGCGGGTCAGGTACTGGGGTTTCATCGGGCCGTCCAGGGGATCGGCAGGTATGAAACCGCTGAGGTGGTTGGGGTTGAATCCGGCGCTGCCGTGGTGCGAACCGGGGCGGGCGTCGTGCGACGGATCACACGGAAGCAGGCAGGGAGCTTCGATGTGTTCGAGGCTCGCGAGATCGAGGTGGCGGCTGGGGACCGGTTGCTGCTAACCGCCAACCGGCGCGAGGCTGGACTACGGGTTACTAACGGTGAACTCGTGACCGTGGCGGGCGTGGGTTCGGATGGCGGGATCAGTTTGACTGACGGCCGGCGCCTGCCGGCGGACTACCGGCATTTCGCGCACGGTTACGCTGTTACGGCGCATCGGAGCCAGGGGAAGTCCGTGGACGCGGTGATCGTCTCGGCGGACGGGATGCAGCGGGAGCTGTTCTACGTCGCGGCCTCGCGGGGGCGGGAGCAGATCACGGTGGTTACGAGTGACCGGGAGGGGCTGCGGCGGGCGGTGGGGCGGTCCATGGAGCGGAAATCGGCGTCCGAATTGGTTGGGGGCGCGCGGCCGGTTCGGCGGGGTATCGAGGCTGCCCGGCGGTTGGTGCGGCGGGCCGTGGAGTTCGTGGCTGCGATTCGTGCGGTCTTGGAGCCGAGAAAGGAGCGTCAGCGTGCATTCGGAATTGGTCGATGA
- the alr gene encoding alanine racemase, with product MRGRRSWVEVSRGRIQANFRAARALAGGAEVCAVVKADAYGHGAVEVSRTVAAEGGRWLAVSGAEEGAALREAGIEGVRILVMADSVVASGRTMAEFGLTPVIHELGEIAVWAAMGSSLERRLEYHLKVDSGMGRLGTRAASPEVARAVAGGSPWARMEGLMTHFASAADYMGSQTEAQAAAFEAVRAVLRAEPEFVHLEATSAFAYGRSARAGVGQTMVRLGHSIYGYVSPVRVRPNEPAPENLLQVRPALTWKASLLAVKELEAGAPVGYGAMFRTDRPMRIGIVATGYADGIPHRLGNRGRVIAGGEWAPILGAVSMDVTTIDLTRAPELGPGDAVTILGKEGGCFQDAQQLARVAGTISYRILCGIGPRVSRVWVD from the coding sequence GTGAGGGGGCGGCGGAGTTGGGTTGAGGTGTCGCGAGGACGAATCCAGGCGAACTTTCGCGCGGCGCGGGCGTTGGCGGGTGGAGCGGAAGTCTGCGCGGTTGTGAAGGCGGACGCGTACGGCCACGGAGCGGTGGAGGTGAGCCGGACGGTGGCGGCCGAGGGCGGGCGTTGGCTGGCCGTTTCCGGCGCCGAAGAGGGTGCGGCGCTGCGGGAGGCTGGGATCGAGGGGGTGCGGATCCTGGTGATGGCGGATTCGGTGGTGGCATCGGGGCGAACGATGGCGGAGTTCGGGTTGACGCCGGTGATCCATGAGCTGGGGGAGATCGCGGTGTGGGCGGCAATGGGGTCGAGCCTGGAGCGGCGGCTCGAGTACCACCTGAAGGTGGATAGCGGGATGGGGCGGTTGGGGACGCGCGCGGCGTCGCCGGAGGTAGCGCGCGCGGTGGCGGGCGGGTCGCCGTGGGCTCGGATGGAGGGCCTGATGACGCACTTTGCGTCGGCGGCGGACTACATGGGGTCGCAAACGGAGGCGCAGGCGGCGGCCTTCGAAGCGGTGCGGGCGGTACTGCGCGCCGAGCCGGAGTTCGTTCATCTGGAGGCGACGAGCGCGTTCGCCTATGGCCGGTCCGCGCGGGCGGGGGTGGGGCAGACGATGGTGCGGCTGGGGCATTCGATTTACGGGTATGTGTCGCCAGTGCGGGTGCGGCCGAACGAGCCGGCGCCGGAGAATCTGTTGCAGGTCCGGCCGGCGTTGACGTGGAAGGCGTCCCTACTGGCTGTGAAGGAGTTGGAGGCGGGCGCTCCGGTGGGTTACGGTGCGATGTTCCGGACGGACCGGCCGATGAGAATCGGGATCGTGGCAACCGGATACGCGGACGGGATCCCTCATCGGCTGGGGAACCGGGGGCGGGTGATTGCGGGCGGGGAGTGGGCGCCGATTTTGGGCGCGGTTTCGATGGACGTGACGACGATCGACCTGACGCGGGCGCCGGAACTGGGGCCGGGCGACGCGGTGACGATCCTGGGCAAAGAGGGCGGGTGCTTCCAGGACGCCCAGCAGTTGGCGCGAGTGGCGGGGACGATTTCGTACCGGATACTGTGCGGGATCGGTCCACGGGTGTCGCGCGTTTGGGTGGATTGA
- a CDS encoding helix-turn-helix transcriptional regulator has translation MIKTDTQRERTLTQIDGFRRALAQAAAETSAKRSAAIRGSYEGMIHHLEDEVREYDRLKAGKFRLPTLERLDQIAPFIVKLRIARGVSQTELASRLGVSKQVVSRSEEDDYQGVSLSRLQEILDALQVRTKISLTA, from the coding sequence ATGATCAAGACCGACACCCAGCGCGAACGGACTCTCACTCAAATCGACGGATTCCGCCGGGCGCTCGCCCAAGCGGCCGCCGAGACATCGGCCAAACGAAGCGCGGCGATCCGAGGCAGCTACGAAGGCATGATCCATCACTTGGAGGATGAAGTCCGCGAGTACGACCGGCTAAAGGCCGGCAAGTTCCGATTGCCCACCCTCGAACGCCTGGATCAGATCGCGCCGTTCATCGTCAAACTCCGCATCGCGCGAGGAGTGTCGCAAACAGAACTCGCGAGTCGGCTGGGAGTAAGCAAGCAGGTGGTCAGCAGGAGCGAGGAAGACGACTACCAGGGTGTCTCCCTCTCCCGGCTCCAGGAGATCCTCGACGCCCTGCAAGTCCGAACGAAAATATCACTGACTGCGTAG
- a CDS encoding glycosyltransferase family 2 protein: protein MTNDVTAVVVTYNSERCIGECLRAAVPRVGRVVVVDNASGDGTVAAAMAIPEVKVIANAENRGFAAAANQGVVAAGARFILLLNPDAVLETSVEPLAAACRQPGIAAATGMLVGVDGKPQKGFSVRRFPTPGALVCESLGLNRVWPGNPWNRRYRCLDLDLNVPQTVEQPAGALLLFRRDLWERLGGLDQRFQPLWFEDVDFLHRLRQAGYTAYYDPFVRATHSGGHSIPSLGEGERQYFWYGNLLKYAAKHFGSWGLRATAAAVMLGSAGRGLLTVSGGYGAVIRLAGSVFCRTRSEL, encoded by the coding sequence GTGACCAACGACGTGACGGCGGTGGTGGTGACGTACAATTCCGAGCGTTGCATCGGCGAGTGCCTGCGGGCGGCGGTCCCCCGCGTTGGCAGGGTGGTAGTGGTGGACAATGCCTCGGGTGACGGGACGGTGGCCGCGGCCATGGCGATCCCGGAAGTGAAGGTGATCGCGAACGCGGAGAACCGCGGTTTCGCGGCGGCGGCGAATCAGGGAGTAGTTGCCGCCGGCGCCCGGTTCATCCTCCTACTGAACCCGGATGCCGTACTCGAAACGTCGGTGGAGCCGCTGGCGGCGGCGTGCCGGCAGCCGGGAATCGCGGCGGCGACGGGCATGCTGGTGGGTGTGGACGGCAAGCCGCAGAAGGGGTTCTCGGTGCGCCGGTTCCCCACGCCGGGCGCCCTGGTGTGCGAATCGCTGGGTTTGAACCGCGTCTGGCCGGGGAATCCGTGGAATCGCCGCTATCGCTGCCTTGATCTGGACCTCAACGTACCGCAAACGGTGGAGCAACCGGCCGGTGCGCTGCTGCTCTTCCGGCGGGATCTGTGGGAGCGGCTGGGGGGCCTTGATCAGCGGTTTCAGCCGCTGTGGTTCGAAGACGTCGATTTCTTGCACCGCCTCCGGCAGGCGGGCTACACGGCATATTATGATCCGTTCGTGCGGGCCACGCATTCAGGGGGCCACTCTATCCCCTCGTTGGGGGAGGGGGAACGGCAGTATTTCTGGTATGGTAACCTCTTGAAATACGCCGCCAAACACTTTGGCTCTTGGGGTTTACGGGCAACGGCGGCGGCGGTGATGTTGGGTTCGGCCGGTCGCGGCCTGTTGACAGTTTCGGGCGGATACGGTGCGGTGATCCGCTTGGCCGGATCGGTGTTTTGCCGGACTCGAAGTGAGTTGTAG